The Synergistaceae bacterium nucleotide sequence CCGACCAGACGATGCTCCGCATAACCGCGATGAATACGATTCTGCATAACATGGATGAGGCGAACATCAGATTTCATGACTCGCTGTCTAAAGACAACAGCGACACGGAAAAATACACGGTGATCTTGGCCAATCCGCCATTTAAGGGCTCACTTGACAGCAATGCTGTCGCGCCATCTTTGCTTTCAGTGACAAACACGAAAAAAACGGAGCTTTTGTTCCTCGCCCTCTTCCTGCGGATGCTTCAAGTCGGCGGGCGCTGTGCCTGTATTGTCCCGGACGGAGTACTTTTTGGTACATCTACTGCGCACAAAAACATCCGCAAGGAATTGATCGAGAACCACAAGCTACAGGCCGTTATTTCCATGCCTTCCGGGGTATTCAAACCCTATGCGGGAGTGTCCACCGCCGTAATCGTTTTCACCAAAACCAGCAAAGGCGGGACAGATAACGTATGGGTCTACGATATGCAGTCGGACGGGTACAGTTTGGACGATAAACGCATTGATTTGGGGACGGGCGGTAACATTGCAGACATTACGACACGTTTCAAGAATCTGAAAGCAGAAGCAAAACGCGAACGCATCGAGCAGAGTTTTCTCGTACCGAAACAGGAAATTGTAGATAATGGTTACGACCTCTCTATCAATTCTATCAATAAATACAAGAAAACAGTCACGCAAGCCACGGAATACCCGCCTACGCTGGAAATTATGGCCGGGCTGTTTGAGATTGAGGGACGCATCGCGGCAGGTCTCAAGGAACTGGAGGCGATGCTGGAGGGAGGATGA carries:
- a CDS encoding type I restriction-modification system subunit M translates to MAITGELQSQIDRIWNDMYAYGMANPLVVIEQLTYLFFIRLLDMEEENRERNDELIGGALGKRVFPQDEQGQALRWSKFRDLPAEQLFELLRDKVFPFIKGIDNPVKLSDGSEHVIKGMKIGPKSMYIQHMSNANFVLPNPLITEKVITAIGNLTQALKDNDLKGDLYEYMISKLQMAGRIGQFRTPRHIIKMMVNLTEPQIDDFISDPACGTGGFLVLAGQYVRERNEKALRIDKKARVHYQSEMFTGYDTDQTMLRITAMNTILHNMDEANIRFHDSLSKDNSDTEKYTVILANPPFKGSLDSNAVAPSLLSVTNTKKTELLFLALFLRMLQVGGRCACIVPDGVLFGTSTAHKNIRKELIENHKLQAVISMPSGVFKPYAGVSTAVIVFTKTSKGGTDNVWVYDMQSDGYSLDDKRIDLGTGGNIADITTRFKNLKAEAKRERIEQSFLVPKQEIVDNGYDLSINSINKYKKTVTQATEYPPTLEIMAGLFEIEGRIAAGLKELEAMLEGG